The following are from one region of the Cytobacillus firmus genome:
- a CDS encoding lysozyme inhibitor LprI family protein, which yields MENNKRFLAVLLTIALSGVLAACGNSSEESSSQPSSNSSAQEEDIETTEKAPDGSQGIEEEKSDGSSNTTQSHDKDNSAEASNDVEAIDKNESHESSKDEYLKKLNKMEDADRNAEAKTTTSEMVEQEEERYRTWDDELNKIYGLLEEQLENDQMDQLREEQRKWIQQRDETAKNSSLKYKGGSMEQLEYVASLASLTRERCYLLVAKYMN from the coding sequence GTGGAAAACAATAAAAGGTTTTTGGCAGTACTGTTAACAATAGCCTTGTCAGGAGTATTGGCTGCTTGTGGGAACTCATCTGAAGAATCGAGCAGCCAGCCATCCAGTAACAGCTCTGCTCAAGAAGAAGATATCGAAACAACGGAAAAGGCGCCTGATGGATCACAGGGAATTGAGGAAGAAAAATCTGACGGCAGCAGTAATACTACACAGTCCCATGACAAAGACAATTCAGCTGAAGCTTCAAATGATGTTGAGGCAATTGATAAAAATGAAAGTCACGAGAGCAGTAAAGATGAATATCTTAAGAAGCTAAACAAAATGGAAGATGCGGACAGAAACGCAGAAGCCAAGACAACGACCTCAGAAATGGTGGAACAGGAGGAAGAAAGATATAGAACGTGGGATGACGAATTAAACAAAATCTATGGGTTGCTGGAAGAACAGCTTGAAAATGATCAGATGGACCAACTAAGAGAAGAACAGCGGAAATGGATCCAGCAAAGAGATGAAACGGCTAAAAATTCTTCCCTAAAATACAAAGGGGGTTCAATGGAGCAATTGGAATATGTGGCTTCCCTGGCAAGTCTGACAAGAGAAAGGTGTTATTTGTTAGTTGCGAAGTATATGAATTAG
- a CDS encoding GrpB family protein, with amino-acid sequence MKVRLTAFSDDWALMYQNEVQFLKSIFEDEIIKCEHFGSTAVRGMKAKPVIDMMCIVRNIEKIDEFTEKMKKLGYDSAGEWGITGRRLFRKGGENRTHHIHVYQSDNPQIERHLIFRDYLRTHTDEAERYTNFKEELAQRFDDTTDYSQAKKVFVKEMEQKALEWYAEEKNL; translated from the coding sequence ATGAAGGTTCGACTTACTGCATTTAGCGATGATTGGGCCCTTATGTATCAAAATGAGGTTCAATTTTTAAAATCAATCTTTGAAGATGAAATCATTAAATGTGAACATTTTGGGAGCACTGCAGTCCGGGGGATGAAGGCAAAGCCTGTAATCGATATGATGTGTATTGTGAGAAACATCGAGAAGATTGATGAATTTACTGAAAAGATGAAGAAGCTTGGATACGACTCTGCCGGGGAATGGGGCATTACAGGGAGAAGATTATTTCGTAAAGGCGGGGAAAATCGAACTCATCATATACATGTCTATCAATCTGATAACCCCCAAATAGAACGGCATCTTATCTTTAGAGATTATCTGCGGACCCATACCGATGAAGCGGAAAGGTATACGAATTTTAAGGAAGAATTGGCTCAAAGGTTTGATGACACGACTGATTATAGCCAGGCGAAAAAGGTGTTTGTGAAAGAGATGGAACAGAAGGCGCTTGAATGGTATGCGGAAGAAAAGAATCTATGA
- a CDS encoding restriction endonuclease, translating to MRDRHHLILWIIIILVPIIVFIKTNNWENAIMAFLGGVIFYLLYGLSWFRRNQKRQVDSEIWKISKLSDEQLEDFTIPLLTKLGYTITKPNDDNPDISFLLTLPTGNQAIVKVKSHKREIGIRLVQKTLKQMDIYEAGECWVITNERFTRQAIEYAKANNTRLCDREQFIDWILKAKKGEQVRG from the coding sequence TTGAGAGACCGTCATCATTTAATACTTTGGATTATAATCATTCTGGTGCCGATAATTGTATTTATAAAAACGAACAATTGGGAAAATGCGATTATGGCTTTTTTAGGAGGAGTAATTTTTTATCTTCTTTACGGATTGTCTTGGTTCCGCCGAAATCAGAAAAGGCAAGTGGATTCGGAAATTTGGAAGATCAGCAAACTTTCGGATGAGCAATTAGAGGATTTCACCATCCCCCTTTTAACTAAATTAGGGTATACAATAACAAAGCCAAATGATGATAACCCGGATATAAGTTTTTTACTGACCCTTCCAACAGGCAATCAAGCGATTGTAAAAGTCAAAAGCCATAAAAGAGAAATAGGAATTCGTCTTGTCCAGAAAACTTTAAAACAAATGGATATTTATGAAGCTGGTGAATGCTGGGTTATCACAAACGAGCGTTTCACCCGGCAAGCAATTGAATATGCTAAAGCAAACAATACCCGCTTATGCGATCGGGAACAATTCATAGACTGGATACTAAAAGCGAAAAAAGGGGAGCAAGTCCGGGGATAG